The nucleotide sequence TGAAGCACGGCTACGTGCCGATCAACCACCTCGTCTCGGTCTCGCTGACGGCGCTCGACGAGCACCCCGAGGCCGTGGCTCGCACGCTGGGCCTCCTCGAGCGGGCCGACGCGAAGGCCTCCGAGTCGCAGGATCTGCCCGTCACCCTCGCCGGGCTCGACCGCCTCCGAGGACCCGTCGACGAGATCGCCGCCGCCTGCCTCGCGCAGGGCATGCTTCCCCGCCCCGTCACGAGCGACGAGGTGTTCGCCCCCGTCAGCGAGCTGCTCGCGGCCCGGGCCTGAGCGCTTCGCAGGAGCCGGTGCCGCCGGCTCCTGCACCCACCCCACCGCAACGATCCCCGACGCGCCCCATCGCAGTGGCGCAGAGACGAGACAGAGAATGTCCGCACAGATCGCATCCCCGGCCCCGGGCCGGGGTGGCCGCTTCAGCTTCACGCAGCTGAACCCGTTCTCGAGGCCGCTCTACAAAGACCTCACCTTCCAGGTGCTCACCGGCATGGTTGTCGGCGTCCTCCTCGGCGTGTTCGTGCCGAAGGTCGGTCTCAACGTCAACGACGTGTCGACGATCTTCATCAACCTGATCCAGATGGTGGTGGGCCTGATCGTGTTCTGCACGGTCACGCTCGGCATCGCCAAGGTGCGCGACTTCGGCAAGGTCGGCCGCATCGCGATCAAGGCGATGGTCTACTTCGAGGTCATCACCACGTTCGCGCTGATCATCGGCCTGGTCACGATCAACATCCTGCGACCCGGCGTGGGCCTCCACATCGACCCGTCGACGCTGTCGCAGAGCGCGAGCACCAAGGCGGCGACCAACGAATCGTTCGGCACGTTCGTGACGAGCCTCGTTCCGACGAGCGCCATCGGGGCGTTCTCGTCGGGGAACATTCTGCAGATCCTGATCTTCTCGGTGCTGTTCGGCTGCGGCGTCTCGGCCGTCGGCGAGAAGGCGGCGCCGCTCATCTCCGTCGTCGAGACCACGCAGTCGGCGCTGTTCTGGATGATCCGCCAGATCATGAAGCTCGCCCCGCTCGCCGCCTGCGCCGCCATCGCCTTCTCGGTCGCGACCTACGGCCTGCACACGCTGGTGTCGCTCGGCGCGCTCGTGCTCGAGTTCTTCCTCACCGTCGTGCTCTTCTTCGTGCTCGTGCTCTGGCCCGTGTCGCACTACGCCAACGTCAGCCTGCTGAAGCTCATGCGGTACATCCGCAACGAGCTGCTGCTCGTGATCGGCACGTCGTCGTCCGAGAGCGTGTTCCCGCAGCTCACCGAGAAGCTCAAGAAGCTCGGCGTCAGCGACGAAGTCGTGGGCCTCGTGCTGCCGACGGCGTACAGCTTCAACCACGACGGCACGTGCCTGTTCTTCGCCGCGACGAGCGTGTTCCTGGCGCAGGCCACCGACACGCACCTCGGCTGGACGGGCCAGCTCACCCTGATGATCGTGCTCCTGCTCACGTCGAAGGGCGGGGCGGGGGTCGCAGGATCCTCGATCCCGATCCTCGCGCTGACGCTCGCCGCGACCCACATCATCCCCGTGGCCAGCGTCGCGCTGATCCTGGGCGTGCAGAAGATCATGTCGGCCGCGTTCGTCTTCGCGAACATCACCGGGAACTGCGTGGCGACGGTGGTGGTCGGCAAATGGGAGAAGGCGATCGACTGGGATCAGATGCATCGCGAGCTCGACGCGGGCTACGTCGAGCCGTCGGCCTTCACCCGGAAGGCCGACGAGACCGAGCAGGAGCAGCCGGCGCTCGTCTCGCAGTAGCGGCCGGCGCCCGGCTCAGAACGACCGCAGGTTCTCCCGCAGGGTCGTGTGCGCGTACGAGGTGCGCACGACCCCGCGGCGCTGCAGCGCCGGCACGAGCCCGTTCGTGATGTCGTTGATGTACTCGCGCGAGACCGGCTGGCCGAAGATCAAGAAGCCGTCGCCGCCGACCTCCTGCATGAACTCGTCCATCTCGGCGGCCACGCTGTCGGGCGTGCCGACGAGCGGAACCGTCTCGATGCGCATGGCGCTCATGCCCTCGCGGATCGTGCGGCCGCCGAGCACCTTCCGCCAGATGTCGAGCTGGCCCTGGTGGCCGTTCGTCGTGACGTCGTCCGGCAGGGGCTGGTCGGGGTCGAACTGCAGGAAGTCGATCTCCATCGTGCCGGCCATGTGCGCCATCTGCAGCTCCATGGCGTGCTGCTTGTCGGCGAACCAGCGGTCGCGCTTCTCGCGGGCGAGCTCCATCGTCTCGGCGAGGATCGGCTGGATCACGGGGAAGATCTTGATCTCGTCAGGATCCCGGCCCATCGCCTCGGCGCGCCGACGCACGTCGGCCCGGTACTCCTTCGCGCCCTCCACGCCGTTCGGGATCGTCAGGATCACGTCGCTGTTCGCCGCCGCGAAGTCGCGGCCCTTCGGCGACGAGCCGGCCTGGCAGAACACGGGGCGGCCGCCGGGCCCGGCCGGCAGATTCAGGGGCCCACGCGACTTGTAGAACCGGCCCTCGTGGTTCACCTCGTGCACCTTGGTGTGGTCGGCGTAGTAGCCGGTCTCGGGGTCGGCGACGATCGCGTCGGGCTCCCACGACGCCCAGAGCTTCTTGGCCACGTCGACGAACTCGGCCGCCATCTCGTAGCGGAGGTCGTGCTCGGGCAGCACGTCGAGGCCGTAGTTCTGCGCGGCGAGGTCCTCGCTCGAGGTGACGATGTTCCAGCCGATGCGGCCCTGGGTGATGTTGTTGAGCGTCGCGAACTGCCGAGCCAGGTGCCACGGGTGGTAGAACGTCGTCGACGCGGTGGCGATGATGCCGATCCGCTCGGTCGCCTCGGCGAGCATCGACGCCGTGACCACCGGATCCATCTTCGGCGCGTAGACCGCGTGCTTCAGCTCCATCTCCATGTCGCCGCCGAGCACGTTCGGCACCATGAGCGAGTCCTCGATCATGATGAAGTCCATGCACGCCTTCTCCATGGCGCGCACCATGTCGACGTGGAACCGGCCCGAGAAGAAGTTCTCGACCGGGTCGTTGCCGCGGAAGGCGGTGTTCCAGTTCGGTGCGGTGAGGTTGGCGAACCAGCCGAGGCGGAAGGGATCAGCAGACATGGGTCGAGTGTGGGGGAGCGGGGTTTCTGTGCCGCAACGCGTGGATTCCGCCG is from Frondihabitans australicus and encodes:
- a CDS encoding cation:dicarboxylate symporter family transporter — its product is MSAQIASPAPGRGGRFSFTQLNPFSRPLYKDLTFQVLTGMVVGVLLGVFVPKVGLNVNDVSTIFINLIQMVVGLIVFCTVTLGIAKVRDFGKVGRIAIKAMVYFEVITTFALIIGLVTINILRPGVGLHIDPSTLSQSASTKAATNESFGTFVTSLVPTSAIGAFSSGNILQILIFSVLFGCGVSAVGEKAAPLISVVETTQSALFWMIRQIMKLAPLAACAAIAFSVATYGLHTLVSLGALVLEFFLTVVLFFVLVLWPVSHYANVSLLKLMRYIRNELLLVIGTSSSESVFPQLTEKLKKLGVSDEVVGLVLPTAYSFNHDGTCLFFAATSVFLAQATDTHLGWTGQLTLMIVLLLTSKGGAGVAGSSIPILALTLAATHIIPVASVALILGVQKIMSAAFVFANITGNCVATVVVGKWEKAIDWDQMHRELDAGYVEPSAFTRKADETEQEQPALVSQ
- a CDS encoding NtaA/DmoA family FMN-dependent monooxygenase (This protein belongs to a clade of FMN-dependent monooxygenases, within a broader family of flavin-dependent oxidoreductases, the luciferase-like monooxygenase (LMM) family, some of whose members use coenzyme F420 rather than FMN.); translation: MSADPFRLGWFANLTAPNWNTAFRGNDPVENFFSGRFHVDMVRAMEKACMDFIMIEDSLMVPNVLGGDMEMELKHAVYAPKMDPVVTASMLAEATERIGIIATASTTFYHPWHLARQFATLNNITQGRIGWNIVTSSEDLAAQNYGLDVLPEHDLRYEMAAEFVDVAKKLWASWEPDAIVADPETGYYADHTKVHEVNHEGRFYKSRGPLNLPAGPGGRPVFCQAGSSPKGRDFAAANSDVILTIPNGVEGAKEYRADVRRRAEAMGRDPDEIKIFPVIQPILAETMELAREKRDRWFADKQHAMELQMAHMAGTMEIDFLQFDPDQPLPDDVTTNGHQGQLDIWRKVLGGRTIREGMSAMRIETVPLVGTPDSVAAEMDEFMQEVGGDGFLIFGQPVSREYINDITNGLVPALQRRGVVRTSYAHTTLRENLRSF